A stretch of Macadamia integrifolia cultivar HAES 741 chromosome 7, SCU_Mint_v3, whole genome shotgun sequence DNA encodes these proteins:
- the LOC122085100 gene encoding cyclin-U1-1-like gives MLSGGEEGKSRSEPNDGESTTPRVLTILSFVMERLVTRNDGLVVVQRGGLKEQPPQQVVEGEVRSPPGGKGLNAFHGVRAPSISISKYLERIYKYTNCSPSCFVVGYVYIDRLVHRHPNSPVVSLNVHRLLVTSVMVASKMLDDL, from the coding sequence ATGCTAAGTGGCGGCGAAGAGGGTAAGAGCCGGTCGGAGCCAAACGATGGGGAGTCGACAACGCCGAGGGTGTTGACGATTCTTTCGTTCGTTATGGAGAGACTGGTGACTCGAAATGATGGGTTGGTGGTGGTGCAGAGAGGTGGCTTGAAGGAACAACCACCACAACAGGTGGTGGAAGGTGAGGTGAGGTCGCCGCCGGGAGGGAAGGGGTTGAATGCTTTTCATGGAGTAAGAGCACCGAGTATTAGCATATCAAAGTACTTGGAGAGGATATATAAGTACACAAATTGCAGCCCTTCTTGCTTCGTGGTGGGGTATGTTTATATAGATAGGTTGGTGCATAGGCATCCTAACTCGCCTGTGGTTTCTCTCAACGTCCATAGGTTGCTGGTTACTAGTGTCATGGTTGCATCCAAGATGCTTGATGACTtgtaa